From Flavobacteriales bacterium, the proteins below share one genomic window:
- the atpC gene encoding ATP synthase F1 subunit epsilon, giving the protein MQLEIITPEKKVFEGEVTSVQLPGVTGRFEILNNHAPIISSLTKGEVRVIDTNNKTEHYQINGGVIEMQNNKVIVLAD; this is encoded by the coding sequence ATGCAATTGGAAATCATCACACCAGAAAAGAAAGTATTTGAAGGCGAGGTTACTTCAGTTCAACTTCCAGGCGTTACTGGTAGGTTTGAAATTTTGAACAATCACGCACCAATCATTTCTTCATTAACAAAAGGTGAAGTGAGAGTCATTGACACAAATAATAAAACTGAACACTATCAAATTAATGGCGGTGTGATTGAAATGCAAAACAATAAAGTTATTGTACTAGCCGACTAG
- a CDS encoding pyridoxal phosphate-dependent aminotransferase family protein, with protein MLEDKLLNKIVERQNNKALRQLIVSTTKVDFCSNDYLGFSNEEWNSTEKSGSTGSRLISGNSKLHEKIEQKIAEFHNVESALLFNSGYNANLGLLSSVPQKDDTILYDQLCHASIRDGIKLGNARSFSFRHNDTNHLQKKIKHASGTIFVVVESVYSMDGDFSNLEIISEICQEHNAKLIVDEAHALGVFGENGQGLTDKIECFARIYTYGKALGSHGAAVVGNKILIDYLINFSRPFIYTTALSPHSIKRIEWAYDKLSSANRKELHENIKLFRNLCKHPNLIESKSAIQCIVIGGNENTKQFAENLQLSNFDVRPILHPTVGKGLERIRICLHSFNTKEEIKLLCELINKSA; from the coding sequence ATGCTAGAGGATAAACTTCTAAATAAAATTGTCGAAAGACAGAATAACAAGGCCTTAAGACAGTTGATTGTTTCCACAACAAAAGTTGACTTCTGTTCTAATGACTATTTAGGCTTTTCAAACGAAGAGTGGAATAGCACAGAAAAATCTGGCTCAACTGGAAGCAGATTGATTAGTGGCAACTCCAAACTTCATGAGAAAATAGAACAAAAAATTGCAGAATTCCACAATGTAGAATCGGCTTTACTGTTCAATTCCGGATATAACGCGAATTTAGGACTACTATCATCAGTCCCTCAAAAAGACGATACTATTCTATACGACCAATTATGCCATGCATCCATAAGAGACGGAATAAAACTGGGTAATGCCAGAAGCTTTTCATTCAGACATAACGATACCAATCATCTACAAAAAAAAATTAAACACGCTAGCGGAACTATTTTTGTTGTTGTCGAAAGTGTTTACTCTATGGATGGTGATTTTTCTAATCTAGAAATCATTTCAGAAATTTGTCAAGAACATAATGCAAAACTCATTGTTGACGAAGCTCATGCACTTGGTGTATTTGGAGAAAATGGTCAAGGTCTTACCGACAAAATAGAGTGTTTTGCACGCATCTACACTTATGGCAAAGCGTTAGGGAGTCATGGTGCTGCTGTTGTTGGAAATAAAATTCTTATCGATTACTTAATAAATTTTTCAAGACCATTTATTTACACAACCGCTCTCTCTCCTCATTCTATAAAGCGTATTGAATGGGCATATGATAAATTATCATCAGCCAACAGAAAGGAATTACATGAAAACATAAAATTGTTTAGAAACCTCTGCAAACACCCTAACTTAATTGAGAGTAAATCAGCTATACAGTGTATTGTAATTGGAGGTAATGAAAATACAAAACAGTTTGCCGAAAACTTACAGCTAAGTAATTTCGATGTTAGACCAATCCTCCATCCTACAGTGGGCAAAGGCTTGGAAAGAATACGGATTTGTCTCCACTCCTTCAATACTAAAGAAGAAATAAAACTATTGTGTGAACTAATTAATAAATCGGCATGA